A genomic region of Clavibacter michiganensis subsp. insidiosus contains the following coding sequences:
- a CDS encoding response regulator transcription factor yields MTETTQGSDPVAESLPPVRVAVVDDHESVRLGLKAACLDAGYEFILAAANARELVEGLVGRECDVVVLDLSLGDGSSVTDNVKAAQGTGAAVLVHSIADRVASVREALAAGAAGVIPKSSATQTVMAAVATVARGDVLNNLEWATAIDADRDFAKAQLGRRERDVLHLYASGLPLKLVAQQLGIANSTAREYLDRIRVKYVEVGRPAPTKVDLLRRAVEDGILPGLDQDGGDGR; encoded by the coding sequence ATGACCGAGACAACGCAGGGATCCGATCCGGTGGCGGAGAGCCTCCCGCCCGTCCGCGTCGCCGTCGTCGACGACCACGAGTCGGTGCGGCTCGGCCTCAAGGCCGCGTGCCTCGACGCCGGGTACGAGTTCATCCTCGCCGCCGCGAACGCCCGCGAGCTCGTCGAGGGCCTGGTGGGCCGGGAGTGCGACGTGGTCGTCCTCGACCTCTCCCTGGGGGACGGCTCCTCCGTCACCGACAACGTCAAGGCCGCGCAGGGCACGGGCGCCGCGGTGCTCGTCCACAGCATCGCCGACCGCGTCGCGAGCGTCCGCGAGGCGCTCGCCGCGGGGGCGGCGGGCGTGATCCCCAAGTCGTCGGCCACGCAGACCGTGATGGCGGCCGTCGCCACCGTCGCCCGCGGCGACGTGCTCAACAACCTCGAGTGGGCCACCGCGATCGACGCCGACCGCGACTTCGCGAAGGCCCAGCTCGGCCGTCGCGAGCGCGACGTGCTGCACCTGTACGCCTCCGGCCTGCCGCTCAAGCTCGTCGCGCAGCAGCTGGGCATCGCGAACAGCACGGCGCGCGAGTACCTCGACCGGATCCGCGTGAAGTACGTCGAGGTCGGCCGCCCCGCTCCCACCAAGGTCGACCTGCTCCGCCGCGCCGTGGAGGACGGCATCCTCCCGGGACTGGACCAGGACGGCGGCGATGGCCGCTAG
- a CDS encoding sensor histidine kinase: MTRALAGAPPRTPDNPISLARIETILGRGAGAFGLLFALQSLQVISGQLDAMRPAWSIAFLIVFFGSLVWTCVAGVIRRGVVPAHATVALVFVLALATWPFAIVPEALATVPQPFLYQELTVATTCAAMAFRLWIAVIYTGAVPLGLGFLEVVLRHGVITPLDSFLQVLYSIILGGSVLMIVTVLRQAALGVDWAQGTALTRYSHAVRQHATEVERVQVDAIVHDSVLTTLLSAARTVDPAARTLAATMAANAMGHLAAAEQGTDDDASVPLRAVAKRIVDAASALSAPFVLETRDLGARTVPVATAEAIYSAAVQAMMNSLQHAGTSAETITRMLVISGHGDEGVAIDVVDDGAGFDQRRIPTERLGLRVSIKERVAQAGGLVTIESAPGEGTAVRIRWPAPDDAAAPEVPFLPGDPDAPPPDRQDRERGDR, translated from the coding sequence GTGACGCGCGCCCTCGCCGGCGCCCCGCCGCGGACCCCCGACAACCCCATCAGCCTCGCCCGCATCGAGACGATCCTCGGTCGCGGCGCCGGCGCCTTCGGGCTCCTCTTCGCCCTGCAGTCGCTGCAGGTCATCAGCGGGCAGCTGGACGCGATGCGCCCGGCCTGGAGCATCGCCTTCCTCATCGTGTTCTTCGGCAGCCTCGTCTGGACGTGCGTCGCCGGCGTGATCCGCCGCGGGGTCGTGCCCGCGCACGCCACCGTCGCCCTGGTCTTCGTCCTCGCGCTCGCGACCTGGCCGTTCGCGATCGTCCCCGAGGCCCTCGCGACCGTCCCGCAGCCGTTCCTCTACCAGGAGCTCACGGTCGCGACGACGTGCGCGGCGATGGCCTTCCGCCTCTGGATCGCCGTGATCTACACCGGCGCGGTGCCGCTCGGGCTCGGCTTCCTCGAGGTGGTGCTCCGCCACGGCGTCATCACGCCGCTCGACTCGTTCCTGCAGGTCCTCTACTCGATCATCCTCGGCGGGTCGGTCCTCATGATCGTCACGGTGCTCCGCCAGGCGGCCCTCGGCGTCGACTGGGCGCAGGGCACGGCGCTGACGCGCTACTCGCACGCGGTGCGGCAGCACGCCACGGAGGTGGAGCGCGTGCAGGTCGACGCGATCGTGCACGACAGCGTCCTCACGACCCTGCTCTCGGCGGCCCGCACCGTGGATCCGGCCGCCCGCACGCTCGCCGCCACGATGGCCGCCAACGCGATGGGGCACCTGGCCGCGGCCGAGCAGGGCACCGACGACGACGCCTCGGTGCCCCTGCGCGCCGTCGCGAAGCGCATCGTCGACGCCGCCTCCGCGCTCTCCGCGCCGTTCGTCCTCGAGACGCGCGACCTCGGCGCGCGCACGGTCCCGGTGGCCACCGCCGAGGCCATCTACTCCGCGGCGGTGCAGGCGATGATGAACAGCCTCCAGCACGCCGGCACCTCGGCCGAGACCATCACGCGCATGCTCGTCATCTCGGGCCACGGCGACGAGGGGGTCGCGATCGACGTGGTCGACGACGGCGCCGGCTTCGACCAGCGCCGCATCCCCACCGAGCGCCTCGGGCTCCGCGTCTCCATCAAGGAGCGCGTCGCGCAGGCCGGCGGGCTCGTGACCATCGAGTCGGCACCGGGGGAGGGCACGGCCGTGCGGATCCGCTGGCCCGCCCCGGACGACGCCGCCGCGCCCGAGGTCCCCTTCCTCCCCGGGGACCCCGACGCGCCCCCGCCGGACCGGCAGGACCGCGAGAGGGGCGACCGGTGA